GAGTTGTTGAAGTGAGGAGGTGAGAGTAGGGGTTTGTTAGAGTTAGTTGGAGAGTTTAGTAGTAGCCTAGTTGAAGAAGAATTAGGAGTTCTTGAAGGTGAAAAAGAAAGAGTTGAATCTGATATAAATCCTTGTTTTATCATTGTTGATACTTCTCTTGATGTTGCCATTTCCTATTCAATTCTACaatcaagaatcaagaatcaaattaagaaaataacatACCAAGAATCAAGAATCAAATATCCACAGTATGGTATCAAGAATCAAGAATTGACACTATAGAATTCATTTCTGCTTCTTTGTTTTATGATTTTCCCGGGAAAGTGAGGAAATGGGTTTCCGGGAAAGTGAGTAGTGTAAGAGAATGAGAGGGAATCCaagaaagaaaatggagaaaGGTGGGGGCTTTGGATCCCTAACTCAATAATGGTAAAGATGCTGACAAGGTGTTCCAATTATGAATGcggtatttgattatttgatttctttatgaagttttgaagaaacaattgttcaattttttaatttacaaaagcTTATTGTAAAGGAGAAATGTTAATTATTTGTACTCACGTGCGTTAATCATTAATGATAATTTTCACCTACAatcttgatattttatttaatttacagaAAAAACctttaagtttattttataaCTAAAAGAGAGAGTAGTAAGTGAAAATGATACTTCTATATctataattttgttaaatagATTAGAAGAAATGCAAAAATAGAAAAGACTCATTCTGTCCTTGAAATTATTGGCATACGACAGGAATAAAACAAAATGACAGGACAGGACTGTCGTTTTAGAAATGGAATTAATTGGTTGGAAATGGCAAGTGATGTGAAATTTATAAGGATTTTGCAtaccaaatatttatttatttttactatcttataaatctttatattttatattaattttttacaattttttttaaatttcacttGCTATACTAATgctcattttttaatatttcttttcaccattatatttctgcacttaatatttatcatatatataatttttaacttttttttattattttgactttttttgacTGTTGACAttttttgtcagttttaatatcaacataatatcaacacaatatcaataataaaccggataatattattttttaaatctttttatactaacttttatttttcaacattgtttcaatttaattttaaattttttattttattttacatataatATGATCTTCTTTACTAAtgctaaaattaatcaaatatcaatataatattaatacaaTATTTACacaagatcaacattgtaatattataataattcaatatcaTTATTGGCTTAACACCAAtaccaaaatcaacaaaatatcaaccacaaatcaacaaaatatcaaccgaaaatcaacaaaataacataattttaataatggtaaattaaaaatttatgtttttatttagaCCGAACCAAAACAAAATAACCGTGAACTGAACTAGTGAAGTTTGAATTTGAACTTTATAGAGATTGTTTGGTTCGATTATGGTAATTTGCACACCGAACCGGACAGAACCCACCTCTATCACACAGTATAGTTTTTATCTATAACTATAAGTAGCTCTATGAAACATaatcttaattattaattagccAGTCAAACTGAAATTATGAAGCCAAACACACTATGCTCCATAAGCATTGAAGGTGGGTGTTAGGGCTAGCAGGAATAATagataaacatatataaataggACAATTTTAGGACCACAAATTAAATTCTTGAAATTATTTGGTACTAACATTCTTGGATTAACTCAGCAGCAAATTGCCTTTATTTAAGTGGTTTCTTGATTTATTACAATACCTACCTTTACTGCTTTATTGTTTTTGCTAGGAGATGCAACAACAATTACATATGAAACTTAGGTATGGCATtcaatttaacaaattaattggCAGTAATTATTGTGATGGTCCCtcataatataacttcttgaAAAGACAGCAGGAAGTTCTTTGTGTATATTAGGAATATGTTCAAATCGAGTCAACTCActaaattatttaaagttaatttaatattaatcaaGCCGATCTCAAGTTAGAGATATTCGATTCAACTGCCGaatcaaaaatgaaaattataaatacaGACTTGTAgaacttgtcaaattttggATTAATGTACTTTTtattaggggtgggcatggaccggttaaccggtccatgagggcaatttgtaaaccggtccattgtaatacggtttttaaaattaaaaacctaaacctaaaattttaaacggttaaccggtaaatcggttaaccataaaaaacggttcggttttttggttttacggtttttaaccatataaccattagaaaaattaaagacaaaaaagataaaattttaattctatttgattttttagcaaacaaaaaaaactatagaaattcaaattatattaaaaatataaatctaaactatcttataaatagttaagtcaatgcaaatatttaaaactattattatttataaataatttatgagtaatattaaagctatgtttgtattttttaaattgtttgtggtgttgttcacgtccactttctactatttatatacttaaatattcctatttctgttaagtaaatattttaataaggaaaacaaatttcttttaaaatattttcatatataaattctcctaaaatatataaatattcctaaataaaatatatgtcaatatatttttataattagattttattgtgtatattataaaatccatattattttacagatcataaaatatatcttattaattattaaaaatatatgaatatatatatataaaccggttaaccgattaaccacggtttttagaaatccaaaacctaaacctaaaccattaaccatgaaaattaaaaatcaaaacctaaacctaaaccgttggaccggttaaccacattttccggttcgggtgtccggtttcggttcggttaatcggtttgaccggtttttttgcccacccctactTTTTATTGCTAATTTAGTTCTAACAATTTTATACATGTAAGCGACTCGAGATTGATTTTCTAGCCGGAACTCGAGCTCctaaaataaacaatcaaattAGACTTTAATTTTGAGCTCAAAATTTAGAACTAAGTATCTTAATAAAGTTTTAAGAGTAAATTACTATGAAGCCactcacatttgacataattcagaCTTTAATTCCTCTTGTTTAAAAACTAAACTATATGGCCCCTCACTTTTACTTCCGTCAATATTTTAGTCCCTCCATCTATTTTTAGTATTAGAACTtatgggtaaattaattatcaaaattgagggacgaaatcgttgataaaaacaaaagtgaggggtgaaatcgttgagaaaaataaaagtgggggaccatatagttttgttgactttgttgactaacatccaaaatggatggaaggactaaatcgttgacaaaaacaaaaatgagggACTATATAGttcaattatcaaataaaagagATTAAACTGTGAATTATCTCAAATATGAGGGgtgtcatagtaatttgctcaagTTTTAACTCGATTACACTCCTACTATATAGTAAGGCTGATGCAAAAGATTATGATGACTAATATCTATCTTTTGATAATTATGAACGGAGGAGCGCTTATTAGAAAAACCGACCTAAAATTTAGCAGTTTGCTACTTACCGCTTCTACCGTGTGATATCTCATTGGTTGATAACTAATAGTACATAACTCCATTTATTAATTAGGCACTAAGGCACACATATATATGAGAAGGATTGAAAAAAAcagatatttaataaattaaatgaaagaaaaatcCAAGTACTAATAAACACAAATTACAAAAGCGCTACAACGATCAAATAAAGCATAAATTATTGAAGAGAAGGCCATCAGAAATCTAAATATCATTCAGCTATCAATGGCCTCCCTCCACTATAATGGCAATTGAGATACACAAGCAAAATCAATTGAAGCATTTACGAGAGATGATCATCATCTGAGCCCATCATCATTACGtaaaatttgaagaaaaaatcctgcaaaaataatattcatttaattcaacaatatataattataatccAATTACatagagaaaataaaataatgaaaagaaCCTGTTGTTTAGAAAACATTGGTTTGAAGATCAAGGAGTCCAGGATCAACTTCTTTTTCTGCTTCATTCTTCAAAACTGAAGTTTCTAGCTTCGGAGGATTCTGAAACACGTAATTACTATTAGTATCGTAACGTTATATCAAAGGTCTCGTTTTCGAGCCTCACTTCCCCCAAcctaattatcaattttttttataaatgatgcATTTTCCTATTTGGCATCAAAGAAAATTCATTTTGGCTTTATTAGTAGTACTAAAAACACTCATTTGGAAAAGTTCAGACACCGTCAATATAATTTTTCCGTCTTAAATATATATAAGCATGATGGTGTATTTTACCATGCAGCGGACTAGTGCCCAGTTGACACCCTTGAAGAAGGGGTGGCGTTTGATCTCATTTGCCCCTTCACGAGAACCCAATCTGTTTTTAGGATCTCTATGCAGCAATCTGTACATCAACTGCTTTGCTTGCAGACTCACTTGCTGCATTagccaaaaacaaaaatattatatactAGTTTGATATTTATGCAAACAAgttcaaaattattaatttctttccgaattttaaaaaattactattttctcCTAAAAATCGGAAAAAACAGTAATTTCGACCTAAATTCAGGGCGATAGTAGTTAATCgtaataaaaatgtaaaactgaGAATTATTAGTTAATGGTTTTTTACCTGTCTGCTTCCTGGAAATTTGAGATCTTTGTGAAGCACATTGGAAAATGTCTTTTGCCTAGTTTTTCCTCTGAATGGTGTGTATCCATAAAGCATTTCATACAGAAGGATCCCTGAAGGATTATGAATATGGAAATTAATTAAGGCCAAATCTAAACATTACAGTAATTCCGGAGAATTTGGACAAAAAGATATTAGTGTAATTACCAAGAGCCCACCAGTCCACTGCACTAGTATGTCCTGCTCCACTTATAATTTCCTGACAGAGCAATAATAACTCATCAGAAACATATTTATTCATTTCCGCATTTTCCATTTTGACTTCCAtttttccgtttccgtgctacattaGCAAAAGCATTTCAGAAGCATGCATGAAAGGTTAGACTTCTGATGATCTTTAGCTATGTTGCACGAGAACTTGTCGAATTCTACCTTTCTGTTTCCTAGAAACtcgtaaaaaaaatcatttttttcgtTTTTCATTTCCGTATTTCCATTTCCATGATACATAAATCTTTAGTAAACGTACCGGAGCTATGTATTCTTCGGTACCAACAAATGAATTTGAAGCTCTCATAGGTTCAGCCATAAAAATTGGATCTTGCTGATACTTTTTACGGTTCCTTTTCTTTTCGTTTACAGTTGGAATCAGAAgctgcaaaataaaaacaatcacgCCTATGTCGATACAGAAAACGAACAAGAAACTAACATCCGTAcaggaaaagaaaaaggaaaaagattGATGAAGAACCTGAGGTTTGCATGATGTTAAACATGAAAGATCAAAATCTGTCAAGGCTACGTGTCCATTGCTCTGAATCAAAACATTCTCAGGTTTTAAATCCCTGTAAATTATACCTGAAAAAGAAAGATTAATGtaattaaattattgattttgattgaaaaggaaattgacaatttaatttaacaGAAAATTTGTACCTTGGCAGTGAAGGTACTCCAATGCAACTACTACTTCTGCTGCATAAAATCTGTTACCATTAAATCTAAATGTCAGGCTTTTGAGTCAAAAAAATTCTAGACTACCTAATCGTCATTTAACGATTATGTCTTATCCGAGTTCTACATTACATTACAAGTCAACATAGCTTTAAATATTTTGGTAATGTATTTCTTTACCTTACAGCCTCTTCGTTCAGAACTTTCGTCGGTTGTCGATCCAAAAGCATGAAAAGCTCTCCACCAGGACAGTAATCAGTTATCAGACAAATATGTGTTTTGGTCTGAAATGAAGCATATAATGCAGGAAGGAAAGGGTGGTCTAACATATCCAGAATTTCTCTCTCTGTACAAGCTCTGTGCACCTGCAATGGACAAATCAGTCATTTAGGACAATCACCTTGCAATGAACTTATCGAGTCCTGCGTATGACTAACTCCATTATAATACCTTATTACGGTTGAGCATAACATTTTTATCCATAGCTTTCATGGCGAAATATTGTCCTGTTCCGCACAATTCCACCAAATGCACACTGCAAAAGTATTTTTCTCGTTACGCATACGAAAAATTGGAGAATTTTCCTGATTCTGTTTTACTTTGATTCAGAAATGCAAATGTAACTATCTACTGATCTCAACAATTATGTTGCATGGAAACgttgaaaatgaaaagggcgaaataattatttttcttaagaataggttataaatataaaatttcagtCTCGTAGAAACATTTTCGAAAATGCTGAAAAGCAGAACTCGCCAAGTTTCTGTACAACATAGCTCAGTGAGATAAAGAGTGCATTTTTGTAAGCCTAGTGAAAGACAAACCTGCCAGTGTCACCAGATCCCAAGGGCTTAGTAGGTCTAAAATGTTTCAGGCCTATTTCTTCTCCATTCTCTTGAATCTGCAGGTTAGATTCGTCCATTATAATATTCGAATGATCATAAAAATGGAAAAGTGAAAAGAATCCCAGCCAGTGAAGCACTTGTAAATTTGTAATACCTTTTGAATTGCCTTCCAAGGTGTGGTATCCCTCCGATGAGGTTTCGGACGAACCACCTTTGAATGATTAGCCCACAAATCTTCCGGTTTCTGCGTACAACAGACTACATGTCAGGAAAAAAATATTCTGAAAGACGCAAAATTCAGAAGTTAACACATTTTATAATGCTCAGAATATTTTTCAGGGCCTTTTACCTGGTTGGCATCAGGAAGTTCTCTCACTGCTTCATCAACATTTTCTGCAGTTTGTTTTATCTGGCAACACAAACCAATCTGTCATTTTTAGGAAAAGAGTGGTTGAATTCAGATTTAAAAGGTAactaaaaaatgtcaaaaattatACCAATTTTTCACCCTCTTTCGCAGTTTCCTGTGCAATAGCGTTGGTTCGCGGCTCAACATGTTCGCTTCCATCGAGTTGTACTCCAATGAAATACTGAACTTCTCCCTGTTTTCAGAAACCCAACGTTTATCAGAAATCGCATAAATTTTTCCAATTTCAGAATTCTTTGAATCAGCGAATTTCTGTATACGTAAGTTCTTAgataattttaaatcaatagACTTTTATGTTTTCGCTGCATCAGTTACCTTCTGATCACGCATAGGCTGCAGATGGAACAAGTTCCAGAACTTCTTGCCTGCGATCATGTGcaaaaaaaacaacaattaattttaaagcTATCAGAAGTATCCATTACAAAATTTAGACTAAGACAACGAGCATACCGCTCTTGGTGTAGTTGATGAGCTGCACAGTAACATCTGTCTGGTTATCAATTGCATCTCTAATTTTCCTCACAGTAGCAGGATTAGTTTCAGGCCCTTGTAAGAATCTGCAAAATCCAGGCATCAATTTATTACAGATTTAAGATTTTCAATCTCATTACCATAATATCAAATAACCAATGCACCCAAAAGCTCAATCGATTAGGTTTTATTATCTCTAACACATTCCCGCATGCACATGCTCATCAAATGAAAGTTATTAAGAATCAAACTTTCAATAGAGGTTTTGATACCATATCAAATAGTCAAATTGCACTAAACATTTATTCCATATACTACTATTTagctaatttttaaaagttgggGGGCCAAGGCTCCCTTGCTCCGTCATTAAATTTACCAAAAAGTTCAAACTCCCAtcataattatattatctttAACATGTCTGTTGCAAAGAACTTATGAATTGCAGGAGTTAAATACCTGCAATTTCTACCCAAGATTTCTTCGCGACTATACTCTGTCAGCTCCAAGAAGCTATCAGAAgcaaaaatctgaaaatttgacaaaaacaaaatcagAAACATTATACATTTTCTTGCAATGCAAGTTATTGAATtagaatatttaattagtaGGACTCTTACAATGGGATTATCAGGCAATCTTGGATCAGTGATGACAAAGTTTTTCTCAATACGTTCAAGTGTTGTTGCGAGATCAATACCCTTTCTCATTTCCTTCTTCCTTACTTTGTCGTCTACGCTATCCGGTCTTCCATCATAATCGCTCTCGATATCATCTTCATCCTCATCGTCATCATCAGCATCATTAAAAATAATCGGATCCTCAATTCTGTCGTGATCCGATTGCTTACTTTTCTTTACAAGCCTGAACATTAAAAACAACCTTGTCAGAAATATGTTGGAACATGAACTTATCAAATCCTGTATTTCGGCTATGTCGTTTTTATTTccaaaaacatatataaacactCTGAaactctaaatttataattttccaATAAAAAACATTAACTTGAATACCAAAATATACACTATTTCGGCattcatataaatatttttataggaTAATTGCTTGGTGTTATGAAAtgcaaaaaaaatgatagttcgtgTTTATAtagtcaaaattaaaattagtattgTAATTAGAAAACATGTTAAAGTGCAAGATTTGTTTtgcaagaaaataaagaaacaatACCCCATTATTGAAAGGCGGATAGATTTTCGTTGTTTCTTTTCCGGCAACTCATTGATACTCTGCATTGAGTTTTGACCACCGCCACCAAATGAAGTTCGTCTGTTAGAAGGAACATTTTCCGAATTCCGCCTTCCTGTAGCTCCCTTTCTTTTCTCTTCACCACCGCCTTCCGATTTTCGCATTAAAGGACGATTGTTGGATTCGCTTAGCGAACGGGGCCTTTTTACTGCTTCAACTAGTTCTGTCACTGAACTTGTAGCCATTTCTTTTTGTCTTGCTGCAGAATGAAAGATAGTTTTATTATCTTTATGTATTCAAGTTTGCACATAAGATTCAAGAACTatttccaatttaaaaaaaaataaaagaaactcATTACAATTATCATTCTGTTCCTCAACATTCATACCAAGAATTTCTAGAACTGTGCAAAAGTCTCATAATCACTGTTTTCTGatgaaattttaatataattcttGATTTTTAGAATATAACATTTTTACAACTCATATTTGGCAGAATTTCCGTCTAACTACTTCAATAAATTTAGACAGAAAATCAAATGCTTtccaaaacttttaattttgtcaattatgTCCCAATTttaggaattttatttttatggttgTAAAGCTCattcaattaaatcaattaaatataattttactcaCGTATTAGCCAATGAAtagttattttttgtaattatctCTTAATTCAATTGAAAGATTTGACACCAATAACAATCATTcagtatttattttttgtaatttataaaatcaaactcAATCTAAGAcagatttaattataatagaagtaaaattaataatggGAAAGCATATAATAATACCATCATATTTGATTAAAGATTCAGGCAATCCATTAGGACGCAATGCCTTATCCTTGTTTCCCTCAGTAAACTGGCTCACCTCCACTTGCATTCTGCCAAATCAGCACAAATAAAGTTAACCATAACAAGATAATATTGATTACTTATTATCACACAATTATTCCAATATAAAATTAGCTTCTTTGATTATAATATGTTCATGCTAAATCTTAATAGGGTccacatttcatttttttttgtttggtttaattttaaaattaaaagtatttcagcttaattttaataaggcttaattgcatcaaaattcaccaactttcgcgtgtttttggtatttaacataatttttttttttggcatatttaacattatCTATCactttttggcatatttaacatcgGTTGCGTTTCCTTTGGAAAACGGCGCCggtttacatccaaaacggtccCGTGGTCTTATAAGCCAAAAAGTGATAGATAATGTAAAAAATGTGccaagaaaaaaatttatattaaataccaaaaacacgcgaaagttgatgatttttagTGCAATTAGgccttttaataaaattaaaccgGAAAATTAAAGCAAATCAAACTGATTGGTTCGattcaaattttgaaatatttaaatttctatagaTTAAATTTAGTTCGGTTTAGTTCGATTGGAAACGAATCAACAACTCTAGAGTGAAGCATTGAATCTTAGCAAGTGACCCAGTTGACAGAaatgaaaggaaaaaaagatGGAATAAATTAGGTCCAATTTTCATGTGGTGTGCTCTATGACACATATGCATGTAGTCACCACACATTATAGTGGATTGGGTCTGGTAATCATGAGTATAAAATTAGTTCATCATATGAGATTATAAATTCactgttttttattttcaattttaaatatctaaataaaatatttttttttgttcatagTTGCAATgaaattttagtaaaataatgAAAGTGAGAAAACTAACCCAATATATTTGAGGACTTTGCCAGATTCATCTTTAATAGGAGCAATAGTAAGAAGGTTCCAAAAAGGGGTGCCATCTTTCTTGTAATTAAGTAACCTTCCACAGTAACTATTCCCTGCCTGTAATGCCTCTCTTATTTTTGTCATATCTTCTGGGTTCGTATCCGCACCTTGTAAGAACCGACTGCACATCACAACAGCAATGAAAATGACACTTTTACCCTCACATGACAGTTATTACCGTTAAATATAGTAGTTTATTTATGTTCCATTTTAACACATGTAGTACAATAATATAATGAGATCAAAACCGattaaattaacttaattatgaaaaattatgacaaaat
This region of Mercurialis annua linkage group LG1-X, ddMerAnnu1.2, whole genome shotgun sequence genomic DNA includes:
- the LOC126683592 gene encoding phototropin-1, whose product is MEQPGKSSSSNKQSTPVIPPVTRDASRESLEVFNPSSAYSTRPANPSFRPNTNWQSWVEESHESPKSDPGSKSGGAQEATSWMAIKDPTPPQPLPLLSPPQSQPVSTDPATKSAKKLTGEVGVAAKRAAEWGLVLKTDTETGKPQVGVRNSGGDEPNNVKPGTSRRDSGNSIRSSGEYSEDEGSKEKGIPRVSEDVKNALSSFQQTFVVSDATKPDYPIMYASAGFFKMTGYTSKEVIGRNCRFLQGADTNPEDMTKIREALQAGNSYCGRLLNYKKDGTPFWNLLTIAPIKDESGKVLKYIGMQVEVSQFTEGNKDKALRPNGLPESLIKYDARQKEMATSSVTELVEAVKRPRSLSESNNRPLMRKSEGGGEEKRKGATGRRNSENVPSNRRTSFGGGGQNSMQSINELPEKKQRKSIRLSIMGLVKKSKQSDHDRIEDPIIFNDADDDDEDEDDIESDYDGRPDSVDDKVRKKEMRKGIDLATTLERIEKNFVITDPRLPDNPIIFASDSFLELTEYSREEILGRNCRFLQGPETNPATVRKIRDAIDNQTDVTVQLINYTKSGKKFWNLFHLQPMRDQKGEVQYFIGVQLDGSEHVEPRTNAIAQETAKEGEKLIKQTAENVDEAVRELPDANQKPEDLWANHSKVVRPKPHRRDTTPWKAIQKIQENGEEIGLKHFRPTKPLGSGDTGSVHLVELCGTGQYFAMKAMDKNVMLNRNKVHRACTEREILDMLDHPFLPALYASFQTKTHICLITDYCPGGELFMLLDRQPTKVLNEEAVRFYAAEVVVALEYLHCQGIIYRDLKPENVLIQSNGHVALTDFDLSCLTSCKPQLLIPTVNEKKRNRKKYQQDPIFMAEPMRASNSFVGTEEYIAPEIISGAGHTSAVDWWALGILLYEMLYGYTPFRGKTRQKTFSNVLHKDLKFPGSRQQVSLQAKQLMYRLLHRDPKNRLGSREGANEIKRHPFFKGVNWALVRCMNPPKLETSVLKNEAEKEVDPGLLDLQTNVF